The proteins below come from a single Leifsonia sp. 1010 genomic window:
- a CDS encoding DUF2795 domain-containing protein encodes MADRPIQIDVQKYLSGVDYPASKADLVGTAQGQGAPKEVIDALEGLPDRDFESPVQVTEGISGS; translated from the coding sequence ATGGCCGATCGGCCCATCCAGATCGACGTGCAGAAGTACCTGAGCGGGGTCGATTACCCCGCGAGCAAAGCCGACCTCGTCGGCACGGCGCAGGGCCAGGGAGCGCCGAAGGAGGTCATCGACGCGCTCGAGGGCCTGCCCGACCGCGACTTCGAGAGCCCGGTGCAGGTGACGGAGGGCATCAGCGGCAGCTGA
- a CDS encoding SRPBCC family protein, with amino-acid sequence MAAVTQSIDVNVPVSTAYNQWTQFESFPHFLDEVEEIRQVDDTTNHWRVKIGGAERQFDTVITEQLPDERVAWKSVAGDTEHAGVVTFHRLSDTETKVTVQLEWAPSDALEKIGSVFGLDDHAVKKDLENFKKFIESQGTETGAWRGEVDRGETV; translated from the coding sequence ATGGCTGCAGTGACTCAGTCCATCGACGTGAACGTGCCGGTCTCGACGGCGTACAACCAGTGGACCCAGTTCGAGTCCTTCCCGCACTTCCTCGACGAGGTCGAGGAGATCCGCCAGGTCGACGACACCACCAACCACTGGCGGGTGAAGATCGGCGGTGCGGAGCGCCAGTTCGACACGGTCATCACCGAGCAGCTTCCGGACGAGCGCGTGGCGTGGAAGTCCGTCGCCGGCGACACCGAGCACGCGGGCGTCGTCACGTTCCACCGTCTCTCCGACACCGAGACGAAGGTGACGGTGCAGCTGGAGTGGGCGCCGTCCGACGCCCTCGAGAAGATCGGGTCGGTGTTCGGCCTCGACGACCACGCCGTCAAGAAGGACCTCGAGAACTTCAAGAAGTTCATCGAGTCGCAGGGCACCGAGACGGGCGCCTGGCGCGGCGAGGTGGACCGCGGCGAGACGGTCTGA
- a CDS encoding SDR family oxidoreductase, with protein MSFPEQQQQPPGTTDAMEPRPDHGEETYRGSGKLTGKVALITGADSGIGKAVAIAYAREGADVAISYLNEDDDAEDTAKWVREAGRKALLLRGDVSDPQHCRDIVAKTVEELGGIDVLVSNAAYQMTRESLDEIPDEEWDHTIATNISAFFHLAKASVPHMKPGASIIGSSSVNSDMPSPTLLPYAATKAAIANMTASLAQLLGDKGIRANSVAPGPIWTPLIPSTMPEEKVSQFGSDTPLGRAGQPAELAPVYVLLASDDGSYISGARIAVTGGRPIL; from the coding sequence ATGTCTTTCCCTGAGCAGCAGCAACAGCCCCCCGGTACGACGGACGCGATGGAGCCGCGCCCCGACCACGGCGAGGAGACGTACCGCGGCAGCGGCAAGCTGACCGGCAAGGTCGCGCTCATCACCGGCGCGGACAGCGGCATCGGCAAGGCGGTCGCCATCGCCTACGCCCGCGAGGGCGCCGACGTCGCCATCTCGTATCTGAACGAAGACGACGACGCGGAGGACACGGCGAAATGGGTCCGGGAGGCCGGGCGGAAGGCGCTGCTGCTGCGCGGCGACGTATCGGACCCGCAGCACTGCCGCGACATCGTCGCGAAGACCGTCGAGGAACTGGGTGGCATCGACGTGCTCGTCAGCAACGCGGCCTACCAGATGACGCGCGAGTCGCTGGACGAGATCCCCGACGAGGAGTGGGACCACACGATCGCGACCAACATCTCCGCCTTCTTCCACCTGGCGAAGGCGTCCGTGCCGCACATGAAGCCCGGCGCGAGCATCATCGGGTCGTCGTCGGTGAACTCCGACATGCCCTCCCCGACCCTGCTGCCCTACGCGGCGACGAAGGCCGCCATCGCGAACATGACGGCGTCGCTGGCGCAGCTGCTCGGTGACAAGGGCATCCGGGCCAACAGCGTCGCACCGGGTCCGATCTGGACGCCGCTCATCCCCTCGACCATGCCGGAGGAGAAGGTGAGCCAGTTCGGGAGCGATACCCCGCTGGGGCGGGCGGGACAGCCGGCCGAGCTGGCGCCGGTCTACGTGCTGCTCGCATCCGACGACGGCTCGTACATCTCGGGTGCGCGGATCGCCGTCACCGGGGGGCGCCCCATCCTGTAG
- a CDS encoding APC family permease — MSDPSWTQVVKTVEPEQPELKRALGPGLLLLFIVGDILGTGVYALTGQVAAEVGGAAWLPFLLAFAVATVTAFSYLELVTKYPQAAGAALYTHKAFGIHFFTFIVCFIVMTSGITSASTASRAFAVNLTVGFGIPDDNVTTLLIALAFIVLIMLVNLRGVSESVWLNVVLTLVELSGLLLVIFIGLWAIGGGNADWSQVVAFETPEDKGVLLAVSTATSLAFFAMVGFEDSVNMAEETKDPSRIFPKMMLSGLGIAAVIYVLVSITVVALVPIGELAGSETPLVAAVEAAAPGFPINDLLPFISMFAVANTALINMMMASRLLYGMSRQNVLPPFLAKVSPKRRTPWTAILFTTALAVALIIYVSLDPKGSIVALLGGTTSLLLLAVFAVVNVAVLVLRKQPVDHKHFRSPTVLPIIGAITCLYLVFPWTSGRPVGQYTIALGLLGIGILLWIVERVYSAVARRRTPQEKVDSNR; from the coding sequence GTGAGCGATCCGTCGTGGACCCAGGTGGTCAAGACCGTCGAGCCGGAACAGCCGGAGCTGAAACGGGCCCTCGGGCCGGGGCTGCTGCTCCTGTTCATCGTCGGCGACATCCTCGGCACGGGCGTCTACGCCCTGACCGGTCAGGTCGCCGCCGAGGTGGGCGGCGCGGCGTGGCTGCCGTTCCTGCTGGCCTTCGCTGTTGCGACCGTGACCGCCTTCTCCTACCTGGAGCTGGTCACCAAGTACCCGCAGGCCGCGGGCGCCGCGCTGTACACGCACAAGGCGTTCGGCATCCACTTCTTCACGTTCATCGTGTGCTTCATCGTCATGACGTCCGGCATCACCTCGGCGTCGACGGCGTCGCGCGCGTTCGCGGTGAACCTCACCGTCGGGTTCGGCATCCCGGATGACAACGTCACGACGCTGCTCATCGCCCTCGCCTTCATCGTGCTCATCATGCTGGTGAACCTCCGCGGCGTCTCCGAGAGCGTGTGGCTGAATGTCGTGCTCACCCTCGTCGAGCTCTCCGGTCTGCTGCTGGTGATCTTCATCGGCCTCTGGGCGATCGGCGGCGGCAACGCGGACTGGTCGCAGGTGGTGGCGTTCGAGACGCCGGAGGACAAGGGCGTTCTGCTGGCGGTGAGCACGGCGACATCGCTGGCGTTCTTCGCGATGGTCGGCTTCGAGGACTCGGTCAACATGGCGGAGGAGACGAAGGATCCGAGCCGGATCTTCCCGAAGATGATGCTGAGCGGACTCGGCATCGCCGCGGTCATCTACGTGCTCGTCTCGATCACGGTCGTCGCGCTGGTCCCGATCGGCGAACTGGCCGGCAGCGAGACGCCGCTGGTGGCGGCGGTCGAGGCCGCTGCCCCCGGCTTCCCGATCAACGACCTGCTGCCGTTCATCTCGATGTTCGCGGTCGCCAACACCGCCCTCATCAACATGATGATGGCGAGCCGCCTGCTCTACGGCATGAGCCGGCAGAACGTGCTCCCGCCGTTCCTGGCGAAGGTGTCGCCGAAGCGCCGGACGCCGTGGACGGCGATCCTCTTCACCACGGCGCTCGCCGTCGCCCTGATCATCTACGTGTCGCTCGACCCGAAGGGCTCGATCGTCGCGCTGCTCGGAGGCACGACCTCGCTGCTGCTGCTGGCGGTGTTCGCGGTCGTCAACGTGGCTGTGCTGGTGCTCCGCAAGCAGCCGGTGGACCACAAGCACTTCCGCTCGCCGACGGTGCTGCCGATCATCGGCGCGATCACCTGTCTGTACCTGGTGTTCCCGTGGACCTCCGGCCGCCCGGTCGGCCAGTACACGATCGCGCTCGGCCTGCTCGGCATCGGCATTCTGCTGTGGATCGTCGAGCGGGTCTACTCCGCGGTCGCCCGCCGCCGGACGCCCCAGGAGAAGGTCGACTCGAACCGCTGA
- a CDS encoding SDR family NAD(P)-dependent oxidoreductase, translating to MARTVRGARVLITGAASGMGRLYAERAVLEGARAVVLWDRDEAALSELTHRLRREVLAGRTAAAWGAPPRSPSSSAGKASTSVLPYVVDLAELGAIAQSAQAVRKELGGIDVLINNAGIVRGKYFWEHDNGDDTRPTMQVNALAPMYVTREFLPGMQQSPREARIVNIASAAGTISNPRMSVYAASKWAVIGWSDSVRLELQQQGFGHVKVTTVAPSYIDTGMFEGARGPLLTPVMSPEYVVDRVWRAMLAGRPMLMLPWTVGLARTLRGVLPTRAWDAVAGRVFGVYDSMEGFTGRQ from the coding sequence ATGGCGAGAACGGTTCGCGGGGCGCGTGTGCTCATCACCGGGGCGGCGTCGGGCATGGGGAGGCTGTACGCCGAGCGTGCCGTGCTCGAAGGCGCACGAGCGGTCGTGCTCTGGGACCGCGACGAGGCCGCGCTCAGCGAGCTGACGCACCGGCTGCGGCGCGAGGTGCTCGCCGGGCGCACAGCCGCGGCCTGGGGAGCGCCGCCACGGTCACCGAGCTCGTCGGCGGGGAAGGCATCCACCAGCGTGCTGCCCTACGTCGTCGACCTCGCGGAGCTCGGGGCGATCGCGCAGAGCGCCCAGGCGGTGCGGAAGGAGCTCGGCGGGATCGACGTGCTCATCAACAATGCCGGCATCGTGCGCGGCAAGTACTTCTGGGAGCACGACAACGGCGACGACACCCGCCCGACCATGCAGGTCAACGCGCTCGCCCCGATGTACGTGACGCGGGAGTTCCTGCCCGGGATGCAGCAGAGCCCCCGCGAGGCGCGCATCGTCAACATCGCCTCGGCCGCCGGCACGATCTCCAACCCGCGCATGAGCGTCTACGCCGCGAGCAAGTGGGCGGTGATCGGCTGGAGCGACAGCGTCCGCCTCGAACTCCAGCAGCAGGGCTTCGGCCACGTGAAGGTCACGACGGTCGCGCCGAGCTACATCGACACGGGGATGTTCGAAGGCGCCCGCGGGCCGCTCCTGACCCCGGTGATGAGCCCGGAGTACGTCGTCGACCGCGTCTGGCGGGCGATGCTCGCCGGTCGTCCGATGCTGATGCTCCCCTGGACGGTCGGCCTGGCGCGGACCCTCCGCGGCGTGCTCCCGACCCGCGCGTGGGACGCCGTCGCGGGCCGTGTCTTCGGCGTCTACGACTCGATGGAGGGCTTCACCGGCCGCCAATAG
- a CDS encoding DUF488 domain-containing protein produces MSVVYTVGHSNREFGEVLAMLRENDVTMLVDIRHFPSSRRLPQWNQDPIVAALPPDIGYRWLEKLGGRRHTPAGTESPNGFWQVAAFRAYADYMATASFAEGLEDLLALAQEFRPAIMCSEAVPWRCHRRLVTDALITAGVEVFDILSERSVRPAVLNPHAHVVDGHLVYPAAD; encoded by the coding sequence GTGAGCGTGGTGTACACGGTGGGGCACTCGAACCGGGAGTTCGGGGAGGTGCTCGCGATGTTGCGCGAGAACGACGTCACGATGCTGGTCGACATCCGCCACTTCCCGTCGTCGCGACGCCTCCCCCAATGGAACCAGGATCCGATCGTCGCTGCGCTCCCGCCCGACATCGGCTACCGGTGGCTGGAGAAGCTCGGCGGGCGGCGCCACACTCCGGCCGGCACGGAGAGCCCCAACGGGTTCTGGCAGGTCGCCGCGTTCCGCGCATACGCGGACTACATGGCCACCGCGTCGTTCGCGGAGGGGCTGGAGGACCTGCTCGCGCTGGCCCAGGAGTTCCGGCCGGCGATCATGTGCAGCGAGGCCGTGCCCTGGCGCTGTCATCGGCGCCTGGTCACGGACGCCCTGATCACGGCGGGCGTCGAGGTGTTCGACATCCTCTCCGAGCGGTCGGTGCGTCCGGCCGTCCTCAACCCGCACGCGCACGTCGTCGACGGTCATCTCGTCTACCCGGCAGCCGACTAG
- a CDS encoding DUF6421 family protein → MSQFVQHFTADAIVGEPEVVEDGRPVREVANDPAWLRLKDAAVALQALQVKDGSVEQESDRPAAAEHVRTIVDSIAALAPAFPHDASYLAALQRDFTRWADEGFGVPDFLDALNEFQPQQHRVDGLGHLVVFPMYTQNGSSDRHVEALLVEVIWPEFVAELEAGDYGNKLFVALRFVDFTPGYDTNSAVLFPETVAMREIPAFTWGAIFQDREAARYRRVVRAAAEITKLELPADAAAMLDDQHLTEETFVMWDIIHDRSHMRGDLPFDPFMIKQRMPFFLYSLEELRCDLTAFRESVKLERELSALPDAELSEAQRAVRDHAHLVQYAVIFDRIFRFAITGSRVRNYDGLGGQLLFAWMHQHDVLHWTDTQLTIDWENVPDVVIALSDRINELYWRSIDRPKVAHWLAAYEMLTETLTPHPASNWARGLSDEVLAGPPKGYTDQVLDDEFPLSMFYEALNKKMATVIESTAGITGTTDAA, encoded by the coding sequence ATGTCTCAATTCGTCCAGCACTTCACCGCAGACGCCATTGTCGGGGAGCCCGAGGTCGTCGAGGACGGCCGCCCGGTCCGCGAGGTCGCGAACGACCCCGCCTGGCTGCGCCTCAAGGACGCCGCCGTCGCGCTGCAGGCCCTCCAGGTGAAGGACGGCTCGGTCGAGCAGGAGTCCGACCGCCCGGCCGCCGCAGAGCACGTCCGCACCATCGTCGACTCGATCGCCGCACTCGCACCGGCGTTCCCGCACGACGCGTCCTACCTGGCCGCACTCCAGCGCGATTTCACGCGCTGGGCGGACGAGGGCTTCGGGGTCCCCGACTTCCTCGACGCGCTGAACGAGTTCCAGCCGCAGCAGCACCGCGTGGATGGGCTCGGCCACCTGGTCGTTTTCCCCATGTACACGCAGAACGGCAGCTCCGACCGTCACGTCGAGGCGCTGCTGGTCGAGGTGATCTGGCCGGAGTTCGTGGCGGAGCTGGAGGCCGGCGACTACGGCAACAAGCTGTTCGTCGCCCTCCGGTTCGTGGACTTCACACCCGGCTACGACACCAACTCGGCCGTGCTGTTCCCCGAGACCGTGGCCATGCGCGAGATCCCCGCATTCACCTGGGGCGCGATCTTCCAGGACCGCGAGGCCGCCCGGTACCGCCGGGTGGTGCGCGCGGCCGCCGAGATCACGAAACTGGAGCTGCCGGCCGACGCGGCCGCGATGCTGGACGACCAGCACCTCACGGAGGAGACCTTCGTGATGTGGGACATCATCCACGACCGCAGCCACATGCGCGGCGACCTGCCGTTCGACCCGTTCATGATCAAGCAGCGGATGCCGTTCTTCCTCTACTCGCTGGAGGAGCTGCGGTGCGACCTGACCGCGTTCCGCGAGTCGGTGAAGCTGGAGCGCGAGCTCAGCGCCCTGCCCGACGCCGAGCTCTCGGAGGCGCAGCGCGCCGTCCGCGACCACGCGCACCTGGTGCAGTACGCGGTGATCTTCGACCGCATCTTCCGGTTCGCGATCACCGGCAGCCGCGTGCGCAACTACGACGGGCTCGGCGGCCAGCTGCTGTTCGCGTGGATGCACCAGCACGACGTGCTGCACTGGACGGACACCCAGCTCACCATCGACTGGGAGAACGTCCCCGACGTGGTCATCGCGCTGAGCGACCGGATCAACGAGCTGTACTGGCGTTCGATCGACCGGCCGAAGGTGGCGCACTGGCTGGCGGCCTACGAGATGCTGACCGAGACCCTCACCCCGCACCCCGCCTCCAACTGGGCGCGCGGACTGTCGGACGAGGTCCTGGCCGGGCCGCCGAAGGGCTACACCGACCAGGTGCTGGACGACGAGTTCCCGCTCTCGATGTTCTACGAGGCGCTGAACAAGAAGATGGCGACCGTCATCGAGTCGACGGCCGGCATCACCGGCACGACGGACGCGGCATGA
- a CDS encoding SDR family NAD(P)-dependent oxidoreductase produces the protein MTDAPSADQAARPSSEAGPLGANSARGRLVLIAGATSASGEAVARALVAAGATVLAVGTRQEALDALAAAVPGVETRPCDLADRDAVAELAMRIHLKFGHIDGLIHLVGGWRGGGGIEGQSDEDWEFLERGFRTLRNTTRVFFDDLAASPAGRLAIVSSTAVEKPYPGGANYAAAKAAADAWVRAIAQGFAKQAPQSAASVFVVKTLEGLEPRLGEEVVGLWEHEAAAVNGRRIPLEPGKMES, from the coding sequence ATGACGGACGCCCCCTCGGCGGACCAGGCGGCCCGGCCCTCTTCGGAGGCCGGGCCGCTCGGCGCGAACTCCGCCCGCGGCCGACTGGTGCTGATCGCCGGCGCGACCAGCGCGTCGGGCGAAGCGGTCGCCCGTGCGCTGGTCGCGGCCGGCGCGACCGTCCTGGCCGTCGGAACCCGGCAGGAGGCGCTGGATGCGCTGGCCGCAGCAGTGCCGGGCGTCGAGACGCGACCGTGCGATCTGGCCGACCGGGATGCAGTGGCCGAGCTGGCCATGCGCATCCACCTCAAGTTCGGCCACATCGACGGCCTCATCCACCTCGTGGGCGGCTGGCGCGGCGGCGGCGGGATCGAAGGCCAGAGCGACGAGGACTGGGAGTTCTTGGAGCGGGGCTTCCGCACCCTCCGGAACACCACGCGCGTCTTCTTCGACGACCTCGCCGCCTCGCCCGCCGGACGGCTGGCGATCGTCTCGTCGACCGCGGTCGAGAAGCCGTACCCGGGCGGCGCGAACTACGCTGCGGCGAAGGCGGCGGCGGACGCCTGGGTGCGAGCGATCGCCCAGGGTTTCGCCAAGCAGGCGCCGCAGTCGGCGGCGAGCGTCTTCGTCGTGAAGACCCTGGAGGGTCTCGAGCCACGGCTCGGCGAGGAGGTCGTGGGCCTGTGGGAGCACGAGGCGGCGGCGGTCAACGGCCGACGCATCCCCCTCGAGCCTGGAAAGATGGAGTCGTGA
- a CDS encoding low specificity L-threonine aldolase yields MTLQLHDLTLRGFASDNYAGVHPEILDAIAAANSGHQIAYGEDVYTARLHEVFAEHFGEGVEVYPVFNGTGANVVGLQSMLPRWGAVVCAKTAHINTDEGGAPEKVAGIKLLPIETPDGKLTPELIDREAWGWGDEHRAQPLVVSITQTTELGTAYTVEEVRAIADHVHALGMKLHMDGSRIANAAATLGVPLRAFTTDAGVDVLSFGGTKNGMLYGEAVVVLNPQASEGMVYLRKLNMQLASKMRFISAQLIALLTDDLYLRSASHANAMATRLRTALEAGIADGSIRGVGFSQKTEANGVFATLPAGVADRLREHFRFYDWDAANNEVRWMCSFDTTEQDIDAFVAALIQELNA; encoded by the coding sequence GTGACGCTTCAACTCCACGACCTCACCCTCCGCGGCTTCGCCTCCGACAACTACGCGGGAGTCCACCCCGAGATCCTCGACGCCATCGCGGCCGCCAATAGCGGCCACCAGATCGCTTACGGCGAGGACGTCTACACGGCCCGCCTGCACGAGGTGTTCGCCGAGCACTTCGGCGAGGGCGTCGAGGTGTATCCGGTGTTCAACGGAACCGGGGCGAACGTCGTCGGCCTGCAGTCGATGCTCCCGCGCTGGGGCGCCGTCGTGTGCGCGAAGACGGCGCACATCAACACCGACGAGGGTGGCGCCCCCGAGAAGGTGGCCGGCATCAAGCTGCTCCCGATCGAGACGCCGGACGGCAAGCTGACTCCCGAGCTCATCGACCGCGAGGCGTGGGGCTGGGGAGACGAGCACCGCGCCCAGCCGCTGGTCGTGTCCATCACGCAGACGACCGAGCTCGGCACGGCGTACACGGTGGAGGAGGTCCGGGCGATCGCCGACCATGTCCACGCCCTCGGCATGAAGCTTCACATGGACGGCTCCCGCATCGCGAACGCGGCGGCCACCCTGGGCGTGCCGCTGCGGGCGTTCACGACCGATGCCGGAGTGGATGTGCTCAGCTTCGGCGGGACGAAGAACGGCATGCTCTACGGCGAGGCCGTCGTCGTGCTCAACCCGCAGGCGTCGGAGGGGATGGTCTACCTCCGCAAGCTGAACATGCAGCTGGCGTCGAAGATGCGGTTCATCTCGGCGCAGCTCATCGCACTGCTCACCGACGACCTGTACCTGCGGTCCGCCTCGCACGCCAACGCGATGGCGACCCGGTTGCGCACGGCCCTGGAGGCCGGCATCGCCGACGGCAGCATCCGGGGCGTCGGCTTCAGCCAGAAGACCGAAGCGAACGGCGTCTTCGCGACCCTGCCGGCCGGGGTCGCCGACCGGCTGCGGGAGCATTTCCGGTTCTACGACTGGGATGCGGCGAACAACGAGGTGCGCTGGATGTGCTCCTTCGACACCACAGAACAGGACATCGACGCCTTCGTGGCTGCGCTCATCCAGGAACTGAACGCCTGA
- a CDS encoding phytanoyl-CoA dioxygenase family protein: MDDAVPHVTPTLPDTSGLEPELQQAVETIYTDGIIGKKGAFSTEWADRLREDIEVAFDEALGRPGGAVGRGTKRYYVEIHPEQMRGWLELVDHPWVRGVCEAVLGPDYQIVELGFDVPGPGAKDQPWHRDFPMPDETKQTGRLTSLAFNLTAVDTTEEMGPFEIAPGTQWDLPEGFEHEMFPVADLYPRYIQRAVRKYPMRGDISARSALTLHHGTKNTSQVSRPVLVLGVDAPGAGNAEHHDMAVTHGFYESLPERVRRHLVCPVVDELTPITQKHTIEGLMMGDA; this comes from the coding sequence ATGGACGACGCGGTTCCGCACGTCACCCCCACCCTTCCCGACACCTCCGGCCTGGAGCCCGAGCTGCAGCAAGCCGTGGAGACGATCTACACCGACGGCATCATCGGGAAGAAGGGCGCATTCTCGACCGAGTGGGCCGACCGCCTGCGCGAGGACATCGAGGTCGCCTTCGACGAGGCCCTCGGCCGCCCGGGCGGCGCGGTCGGTCGCGGCACCAAGCGCTACTACGTGGAGATCCACCCCGAGCAGATGCGCGGGTGGCTCGAGCTGGTCGATCACCCCTGGGTGCGCGGCGTCTGCGAGGCCGTGCTCGGCCCCGACTACCAGATCGTGGAGCTCGGCTTCGACGTGCCGGGCCCCGGCGCGAAGGACCAGCCGTGGCACCGCGACTTCCCCATGCCCGACGAGACGAAGCAGACCGGCCGACTCACGTCGCTCGCGTTCAATCTGACAGCGGTCGACACCACCGAAGAGATGGGTCCGTTCGAGATCGCGCCGGGAACCCAGTGGGATCTGCCGGAGGGCTTCGAGCACGAGATGTTCCCGGTCGCGGACCTGTATCCGCGATACATCCAGCGGGCGGTCCGGAAGTACCCGATGCGCGGCGACATCTCCGCCCGTTCGGCCCTGACCCTGCACCACGGCACGAAGAACACGTCGCAGGTGTCTCGTCCGGTGCTCGTGCTCGGCGTCGACGCGCCCGGCGCCGGGAACGCGGAGCACCACGACATGGCCGTCACGCACGGCTTCTACGAGTCGCTGCCGGAGCGGGTCCGTCGCCACCTGGTGTGCCCGGTTGTGGATGAACTCACGCCGATCACGCAGAAGCACACCATCGAGGGCCTGATGATGGGCGACGCCTGA
- a CDS encoding glycoside hydrolase family 43 protein: MTGDILRVARHWGPVWEGYFADPFVLRLPDGGYVAYGTHPDADGDRVFEALRSPDLSQWESAGAVLERVDDTLGADYWAPEVAYAHDAYWMYYSVGRGIEGHHLRVARSDSPVGPFRDVGVDLTPDEVFAIDAHPFRDDDGRWYLYFAHDVLDHERPGTHLAVAPLDEGMTALAGPPVPVLAPNADWQLYERDRLIHGRRFDWHTLEGPAVLHRDGRYWLTYSGGAWTGPGYAVGVAASDHPLGPWTHVDQPPLLKSGGDLRGPGHNSLTVAPDGTDVIAFHSWNADATARQLHLGALRIDQQARSGQPAPITT; encoded by the coding sequence GTGACCGGTGACATCCTCCGCGTTGCCCGCCACTGGGGTCCGGTCTGGGAGGGATACTTCGCGGACCCGTTCGTGCTGCGCCTCCCCGACGGCGGCTACGTGGCGTACGGCACCCACCCGGACGCCGACGGCGACCGCGTCTTCGAGGCGCTGCGCTCGCCCGACCTGTCGCAGTGGGAGAGCGCCGGCGCTGTGCTGGAGCGGGTCGACGACACCCTCGGCGCGGACTACTGGGCGCCCGAGGTGGCCTACGCGCATGACGCCTACTGGATGTACTACTCGGTGGGGCGGGGGATCGAGGGCCACCACCTGCGCGTGGCACGTTCGGACTCTCCGGTCGGTCCGTTCCGCGACGTCGGCGTCGACCTGACCCCGGACGAGGTCTTCGCCATCGACGCGCACCCGTTCCGCGACGACGACGGCCGCTGGTACCTGTACTTCGCGCACGATGTGCTCGACCACGAGCGCCCGGGCACCCACCTCGCCGTGGCGCCGCTCGACGAGGGGATGACGGCCCTGGCCGGACCGCCCGTCCCGGTGCTCGCCCCCAACGCCGACTGGCAGCTGTACGAGCGCGACCGCCTCATCCACGGCCGCCGATTCGACTGGCACACGCTCGAAGGGCCGGCGGTGCTGCACCGCGACGGCCGCTACTGGCTGACGTACTCCGGCGGCGCGTGGACCGGGCCCGGGTACGCCGTCGGCGTCGCCGCCTCCGACCATCCACTCGGCCCATGGACCCACGTCGACCAGCCGCCGCTCCTGAAGAGCGGGGGCGACCTGCGCGGTCCCGGCCACAACTCGCTCACGGTCGCGCCCGACGGGACGGACGTCATCGCGTTCCATTCCTGGAACGCCGACGCGACCGCCCGGCAGCTGCACCTGGGCGCCCTGCGCATCGACCAGCAGGCGCGGAGCGGACAGCCCGCGCCGATCACCACCTGA
- a CDS encoding glycoside hydrolase family 43 protein — MRRTAAVTATIIALAAALAGCSAGSEPSASPSTAVAPFQIDSDFPDPGALVVGDRVYSYATNTAAVNVQVATSDDMKTWTLSDEDAMPQLPSWAIKGKTWAPGPAELADGRFALYFTASDAASKFQCIGVAFADRPEGPFTSTADKPLVCPEDEGGAIDASVTADENGQRYLVWKNDGNCCGYDTWISAQPLSADGASLTGEPTRLIKQTESWEGKLVEAPVIVRHDDEYVLLYSANDYADSSYVTGVATAKSLLGPYTKEKEPLLSTAGSKGRYLGPGGEDLVTFQGKDWMLFHSWDEAFAYRGMHAVPVTWKGGLPELAP, encoded by the coding sequence ATGCGCCGGACGGCCGCCGTCACCGCGACGATCATCGCTCTGGCGGCGGCGCTGGCGGGATGCTCGGCCGGCTCCGAGCCCAGTGCATCGCCGTCGACGGCGGTCGCTCCCTTCCAGATCGACAGCGACTTCCCGGATCCGGGCGCGCTCGTCGTCGGCGACCGGGTGTACTCCTATGCCACGAACACCGCCGCCGTGAACGTCCAGGTCGCCACGTCTGACGACATGAAGACCTGGACGCTGAGCGACGAGGATGCGATGCCGCAGCTGCCGTCGTGGGCGATCAAGGGCAAGACCTGGGCCCCCGGACCGGCGGAGCTCGCCGATGGCCGGTTCGCCCTGTACTTCACCGCGTCGGACGCCGCCAGCAAGTTCCAGTGCATCGGCGTCGCGTTCGCCGATCGGCCGGAGGGTCCGTTCACCTCCACGGCGGACAAGCCACTCGTCTGCCCGGAGGACGAAGGCGGTGCGATCGACGCCAGCGTGACCGCTGACGAGAACGGCCAGCGCTACCTGGTGTGGAAGAACGACGGCAACTGCTGCGGCTACGACACGTGGATCTCCGCACAGCCGCTCTCGGCAGACGGCGCCTCCCTGACCGGGGAGCCGACCAGGCTGATCAAGCAGACCGAGTCGTGGGAGGGCAAGCTCGTCGAGGCGCCGGTGATCGTGCGGCACGACGACGAGTATGTGCTGCTCTACTCGGCCAACGACTACGCCGACTCCTCCTACGTGACCGGCGTGGCCACGGCGAAGAGCCTGCTCGGCCCGTACACGAAGGAGAAGGAGCCGCTGCTCTCGACCGCCGGCTCGAAGGGGCGCTACCTCGGCCCAGGCGGCGAGGACCTCGTGACCTTCCAGGGCAAGGACTGGATGCTGTTCCACTCGTGGGACGAGGCGTTCGCCTACCGCGGCATGCACGCCGTCCCGGTGACGTGGAAGGGCGGACTGCCGGAGCTCGCGCCGTGA